In Tsukamurella tyrosinosolvens, the genomic window GAAGGCGGCCGCCGGCGCCGGTGCTGCGCGTAGTTCCGAGCCGGGGCCCGCCATCGAGAGAAGAGCGAGTGGGGATCTGCCCTCGGCGGGAGTTCCGCCGAACCGCTGACCTGAGACTACCGCGATGCCGAAGACCGCCACCAAAAACTTGTCAGTGGGCGGTGCGATGCTCCTTCCATCAGGTCCTGGGGAGGATGAAATGACCGCATGCACAGCCATTCTGACGTGAACTAACAGTCACCACTTCTGACGGGCGCGTTCTGCGCACCGTCGGCCTGATCCACCGGAGCCGAGGGCTCCACTCACGACGTGAGGCACTTCCCGCCTCCCGTCGACTTCACTGATCCCAAGAATCGAGGATTCGTCATGTCTCAGCAGCCCTTCCCGCTGCAGCCCGAGCAGCCCGGTCAGCCCTACGCCGGACAGCCGTATCCCGGGCAGCCCGCACCATACGGCGCTCCGCCCGCTCCCCCTGCCAAGAAGAAGCGCAAGTGGCCGTGGATCGTGCTGGCGGTGATCGCCTTCCTGGTAGTCGTCTCCGTCGCCACCGGCGGCGGTGACAAGGACGAGGCGACCGCCGCCGGCGGCACCACGACGGGGGCCGCGCCCACCACAAAGGCGGACCCGAAGGCCGAGGGCCTGAACACGCCCGTGCGCGACGGGAAGTTCGAGTTCGTGGTCACCGGTGTGCAGACCGGACTCGCTGAGGTGGGCGACAACCCGTACCTCGCGAAGAAGGCCCAGGGCCAGTTCGTCGTCGTCGCGATGACGGTGAAGAACATCGGCACCAAGCCGCAGAGCTTCAGCCCGTCGTCGCAGAAGGTGAAGGACGTCCAGGGTCGCTCGTTCGAGTCGGACTCCATGGCGCAGATCGCGCTCGGCGACTCCGACGTGCCGGTGTGGGACAACATCAACCCCGGCAACACGGTGCAGGTCAAGGTCGTCTTCGACATGCCCAAGGACGCCGAGCCCGCCACCATCGAGCTGCACGACTCGATGTTCTCGGGCGGCGCCAAGGTCGCGCTGAAGTAGTCGACAGGAGCTCCGGACCACCGTCTCGGCGGTGGCCGGAGCGCCACAACCGCGCCTAGCATTGTGTTATCGCGTCGATCTGATCGACGGAGGAGGACCACGATGTCGCACACAGTCCGAATCGCCGACGACATCGTCGAACACGCCCACGCCGAAGCCGCTCGACGAGGCAGATCCGTTGCCGGCCAGATCGATCATTGGGTCAGGGTCGGCCGAGAGATCACGCACGACACCCCTTCACGACGCCGTGTTGAGGCCGCCCGTGCTGGAACCTTCCCCATCAGTGCTCTCACCCCCGAAGAAGCGCGGCTGTACGGCGCACTCTTCCGGGTGGAACTCCAGCAGAGACTGTACGAGACCGATTTCGGCGAGATGTGAGCCGCGGAGGGAATCGTCACCGTTGTCCTGGACGACCAGGGCCGCCTCGTCGAACACCACCCCGATGGCACGGAGGCCGTCCTTTCGGACGATTGACAA contains:
- a CDS encoding DUF4352 domain-containing protein codes for the protein MSQQPFPLQPEQPGQPYAGQPYPGQPAPYGAPPAPPAKKKRKWPWIVLAVIAFLVVVSVATGGGDKDEATAAGGTTTGAAPTTKADPKAEGLNTPVRDGKFEFVVTGVQTGLAEVGDNPYLAKKAQGQFVVVAMTVKNIGTKPQSFSPSSQKVKDVQGRSFESDSMAQIALGDSDVPVWDNINPGNTVQVKVVFDMPKDAEPATIELHDSMFSGGAKVALK
- a CDS encoding ParD-like family protein, with amino-acid sequence MSHTVRIADDIVEHAHAEAARRGRSVAGQIDHWVRVGREITHDTPSRRRVEAARAGTFPISALTPEEARLYGALFRVELQQRLYETDFGEM